GTGTTTAAAGACTTTTCCATTAGCAAATTGTCAAATTGATTATTTATCATTATACCCTGCCATCATTGTACTGCCAAAATATTCACAGCGAAACCTATGACTTGCATATTAACATCAAAAATGAAGTTGACTGAcctgtttgtaaatgatttttttttgtgctgtacttacaaaaaataaagcgattgaaaaaattggaagttttttatggtggttacaaaaaaaaagtactgtcCATGCCAAATGTGTTGGCAGGTGGAAATAAGTGCTGCAGGGCACCATTACtgcataaaagttttaaaatctccAGTCAGTACTTTTCAGTGTCTGCTTCAAAGATGTGTGCTGTGCTGAGGAACACCGTACAGGTGACATGGAGGCTAGCACCGATGCAGCCTCGAGATATGCTTCCTTATAACAGAGGATGTCGAAGGAAATTAATTGTGTGCATAGGTGACCCCAGGCAGTAATGtaggggaaaaattttttttctcttgagtTTGAAACTACAGAAATTTTTTAATGTCATTTTCAATCGTTAAAATACATGACGGACTTAAATTGCACAGCAAACATTGATGACAGACTGTCATTCACTATAGGGCATGAGCGCATGATGAAGAATTTTCTTTCTGGGAAGGGGGGAAATTGAACCACTTTTCCCAGTTTACTTCCAAATCCTTTCCCTTTGTTGATAGgaatttatacatacatatatatatatatatatgcgtgtgtgtgtacacacacacacgcatatatatatatatgcgtgtgtgtgtacacacacacacacactcccccTGATGTATCCCTTGTCCAGACTCCTTTGTAacccaaataaatattaaataaatttaaagtatcaattaaaaaaactacaataaaaaTCTATATTAAACCACCAAATTTGAAAGGTATTAGAATGCAATGTTCTTACGATACATATCAGGTTGCTGGCTTTCTGAAGTTAAGACATCATGaaatgtcaaatttttttttgcaattgataGATAGGCAATAGAAATTGTTGTAAAATAAAGTCACGTGTCACAACACTGTCAGCAACAATAACGTGTACTGAAGATTGGAACTTTGTTTTTCAGAACttcattaagtttatttttaacataaacacGTGTACGTGTCCAATAATGTTGGCTTATCAACTGCATTACATCAAATAAAAAACATATCCATGATAGATTGTGCTTTGTGAATGATGCAATATGTGGTCCTTTATTTGTTTCAAGTGCTTCAGCAAGccaaaatttttcctttaattGCTGTAGTAGGtcaaaattaaagacttttaagGACCATATAAGTCCTGAGTACTACATTTATAGGCTTTTGCTGTGTGCTTGCAGACGTTGGGGTTTGACAAAATAAGTCATTCATCTTCTGTGCCTCCCAATCTTAGAAGGGAGGGGCCAAGGGTGACACACAGGCCATCTGTGATGACGAAAGAGCTGGGGTGGACACACTACACAGGAGGAGGAAAGTAGAGATTGGTGCAGTTTTCTTTAGGTGGATAAGGGGCAAGGGGGGCTGGGGGATTCTGGGAGACAGGTTGAACAAAGGAGGGATCATGGGTGGAAGATTCAGAAACTGTGGATAAGAACAGAAAGAGGAAGGCAAGTATTTCTGGTACGGTCAGGGCAGGAGTGGAATAGGATTGAGGGAAAGATGCTGGATGTGAGAAGATGAAAGGACATgaagaggcttcagaaattggttgagttgggggaaggggggaactCCTTGCTAACGAGCGGAAGCCCAATCACAAGTGTAACAATATGACACAAAATAAGGTTGGCAATATGTAGCAGAATGCAACCGGTGTGAAAATAGAAtaacagacctgccaacattcaaatttaaaaaatcatgaggtcctcaaTAAAAATTAGGCCCATAAATACaagttagaaataaaaaacaacaaatgagaatctttaaatttaagtgacatacctgtacatatgttacatggtctctgcttcaaaatttatttcaacaaattataggttgcagatttaatttagttgaacaaaatttagcgctgtcgtgtagtgatcatgcagggccgcaactaaaaaagatgtaaaataacattctgctcgtgtaacactactatcactgttcacagcaaaattagtttttttattggaagcaatacacttcacgtgttagttgtgtttttttgtagcgacatgtttcacaatgtctcctcttccactatgcgagatagaaaaatcagcacggcacatgttacaaaacgcaaaattgcttcctttacgtgactcgagtattgatggaaactcgttactgtaagctttcgtaaaacttgttttgtaacttttacaaacaaaatcttggggccccaaaaaatcgtgaggaaacactattttggcgtgagggcatgagatggaccttaaaatcgtgagcctcacaccaaaatcgtgagagttggcaggtctggaaTAACTGTGAGAGCTGACTTTCTGTCAACTGTCTACCACTTTTCAAAATTGCTCGAAATTTTTTAGGCTCTCTTTTCCCATCAAATACTGTAGGTAATGGCTTTTACTTAAACTCATTTCAATCAGACAACATTCTGGAAGCATTTGTAGTtaaacagaaggaaaaaaaaattattcgggcAAGTAAccagaatatttttatatgtaggtCTTAATGACCTCATTTGCCATTTTCACTTGTATTACTTCCAGAGACAAATTTAAATCCACATTGGGTGATGTTGACATGTGTTGCACATATATACTACAGAATTACTGTTTTATCTATTTAAATATGTTAGTTCATAGTTCTgcaatcaaatgaaaaaaaaaaaaaaaagctcatgagtataaaacacacacacacacacacatatataatggACCTATTTCTTTGGTGTAAAATAATGCTTTTGACATTTGATTGATGAACTATTATGCAATATGAATGGTGTAATGTTCATTGTGTGCTGGTGGATGACTTGAGTATACAACAGCACATTAACTAATCTCTGCTtctatgatatttattttttttaaatttaaattagcaTATTTCTATTCTGCTTTTAGAATTACATAATGTATTTATACGGACACACAACATTTTTCAGCAATATGACATGATTTTCTAAAGTATATATGTTGCATCATTTAGCAATTCTGCATAGTGGCTGAGTATTGCAACAGTTTCCCATGGCTAACGGAACTTTAAACGGTCAGCTTATCAGCTTAGAAGAAGCAGTACTAAACACTATTTGCAGAGGCTTGCTGAGCCAGCCCTTCCTATCCGCTACCATCAACACCAACAGTCACGTTCTTATCTCTGTAAACAAACTGGACTCCGCTCTCGTCACTGCTCGGGCATGTAAAACTTGGTGATGAAATTTAAGGACTAGCATTCTTTAGTGTTTTATTGTCACTGTTGTGTGTCGTGACTATTaaacattacagaaaaaaaacagtGGCTCAAGAAGTGGAGTGAGAACTGAATAAGTGAAACAGTCCTGATAGTGATATGCGCTTACAGAATACTTGCAGACATTGGCAACCATattgttgaaagaaaaaaaaaaaaaagaaaaaaaaaaatctatattcacagtttttttttgtgttataaaaTAAGTGAACCAAAGATGTTTCAGAACATGGGGAAGAAACTAACAGCacagactgagacctagtttctGAAGTAggatttcgccccccccccctccccctcttcccaAACTAGATAGCAGCtatcataatatattactaacatagctacattgttAGAAGTAGTGCATCAGCAAAAAAACCAGTGacaattaattcactttattttggtactCACATACATTGTGATATGGCACATGCTTTTTctttattacaaaacagtatttaGTTTTTAGTTAAAATCTCTTCTATCAAGCAATTAGTCACCAATTAGTTAAATCATCATTATAAAGTtaacactttggatttgaacctcctACCAGAGTTTTTTTTCCCGCTAGTAGTTGTGGGCCCactcaacagatagcgtcacatgtaaggtcaaacatggtttcagtttccactgcagGAGTCACACTTCAACATATCCCTCCTTGGGCTCTCGGTCTATGTTTCAGAATAGTTATGTGTATGCACTGGCCTTTcatatttattaagttttaattttttaaaaatttgaaaaacaattttttaaatcagCTTAAGAACATTAACCATCTTAACACCCTTGTCCAACTGAGATATGATGGTTATACTACAGTAAAACATCAGTACAAAATACCTTACTAACTGATTTCTTACTTTAAAGTGTAAGTTTTCAAATCTGTACATGATGTTTTACATCCAGTGACAGTTCAGTATAAAGTACTCATtaagtacaaaaaacaaaaaacaactgggttgttcaggaatttcaaaatgaGATTTCACTTTAGGACTGATGTTTGTGCAAGGTTAATAGTTATGCTTTTGCAAATTATTAGACTGTACACTCAGAGGTTGTAAGAAAAATTTGATAGCTTCACAATGCAGGGGACTAATGCCTAATTTCATATTAATGACTGAGGGGACGACATTATAATTTGAAAATATCAAATTAGCACTTATCAATGTTTTAATTATTGCAAACAAAAAAGAACAATAAGTGTAAATTAAACAGTGTAACTTGTTAAACTTCACAAATGTGATAagttttggaatgttttattttgtattcgtTGAATTTTTACGAGAATATAAGTAAATGCATAATTCATAAAACATTACATAGGAAGTAAATACATTGTCTTCATGAAGAAATatttgagaattaaaaaaatatgataagttgaaaaaaaacattataacaggtttctgtatttacaaaagaaatagagcaacaatttattaattttcttgatCTTTTTTCATTATTCACTCAGACATGTTTTAATTGGTTTTCAGTCCCTAATTAACATCATTTATCAAGAGTTTAGTACAAAAGAACTATGTTTCAATGAATTGCCTTTCTAAAAGTTGTTTATACATTGTAGTTTTGGGTTTCATGCTTTTAAATTATGGTAGCAACAGCAAAACGTATATTTTGTCACAAAGAAAACACTACtactgttataaaaaaaaatgttttagtgtatttaattaactacctatttcTTTCAAATGATTACAGTAGGTACTGTTATCATAAAGGTACTTCTTATTCACAGAAATATTTATCATACAACAGAAGTCAAAGAAAAACCATGTACAGATCATTTTTTCCTTTTCTTAAACTTTTTCTTTTTCACGCCCGGCCTTGCAATCGGTTTAGGAGTGAACGTGCCGGGAATTCTCCCACAGATGACGTTGCGAGGCATGAGGACGCTCGGGTCAACTGGCAGGTACTGGGACTGCCTGCTTGCAGACACTTCGTTACAGTTGACACGGTAAACAGTCTTCAAATCATGCCGGCCATTcctgatatgaaaaaaaaataacactcaaTTCACGACTTTACTTAAGGGAGGTGAAAATTCCGATGTAAACACACAATACATTAGAAACACTGGACCGCCTTGCGAATGAGCACACGTGCCGCAGACAAGAATTACACAACatattatacaatatttataataatcaaagtCCATTCCTACAAAATTCAACAAGTCTGACCACAGTTACAGTGTGatttacatttgttttgaatgttCTGTAACAAATATTGACAACAGTCATATTAGTTTTGTAACTACGAGATACATTTATTACCATTTACTTTGTAGCAGTGCAACTTGCGACAAGTTACAATAATTGTGCCCGGCTAAGACGAAGAATGTTCCTTGCACGTACAAAAGAACACTTATAAATTCTCTCGTCAACTGTTGCGGGTAGTTGGGTGTAGAGTTCTGTACATGATGATTAACTTATCCCAAACTGTTACtagttgaatgtaaataaaaGAGCTTTAACTGAATTTTGAATTAGCAAAAACAATATATTGAGACAAGTACAATGCTCAATCccggaaaaattaacaaaaactcAGAAGATGCAAGaatgcaaattatttaatttttttaattattaatcaaATGTTTGTTAGCCACCGCCCGAGACCCGACCTACTGATACATCGTACAAATGCCGACTGATTTCATGGTCGTTCGTCTTCCTGAAGAAGGACACAGCGTGCTCATGTGACATGCTCTCTGACCAAAcacaaaattacacaaaaaataccAGCCAATACTGGCGCATGGCAACAGCACTTCAACTAAAATCCAGAGTATTTCTCAGGCTCCAGAACTCTGTCTCTAATTACTATATAACTGGCAAACTATTGAATCAGCTCATTTTCAAAAGAAGTACCGTGGCAAacaaaaaatatgaaagaaaaattacgtgaactcacatttacaaattaaaaaaaaaaagcaatacttAAAACATATGTGAAAGCTTATACAAACTTCACAACTAAATAAACAggtaaaaacaattttaagtggCTTATTCACTATAAAGAAAGCAAATCATCAGGAACacctaaaaagtataaaaatatgcATATTATGATCATTAAACCATAACAAACACACAGCTACTTCTTAGAAGTAATAAAAGCTGGTATTTTAATGATAGCATAAAACCTAACCAGACATAATAACTCTTTTATTAAACTATTTAACTAGTGGGGAGGGAGGTAGAAAGGGTTGTTAAAAACTTTACAAGATCTAGACAAGCAACTATTTCAGTAATGTTACAATAAAACAGCACAGATCACAAAAGAACTTCTTTCAGAACAGTGGATACTGGATATACTTACATGTCTGCTTGCAGGAAGTTGAAGAAACTATCACGACGGTGCGACATGAGGTACGTTCCTGGCTTATAGCCGTCTATCGCAGTCAGAACTGTGTACAATGTTCCCAACACTGTAGATTGTACTGGAAACTTTGAAAAACTTGCGTACTCCATTAGTTCCTTCAAATTAGTCTCCTCAAACATTAGCACTTCCGACGTCTTGGCATCTATACGAACTTTGAACAAGAACAAACACATTCAGTAAAAGATACAacaggatgtaaaaaaaaaaaaattatcttgagaTGATAGGTTTAGTATCAAACTGTGACTCATTTGCAAATGTGATTTATGAATTATagtaattaatatataataatttattattttagtgaTTCAGttacatttatttgttttgtgTCTTCCAGAGATGAGTCACGTGAAACAGCTACTTACCTCGCGCTAGGTTCACTCCTGGTCTAAAGAACAGTGTCACCCAAGATCTGATTATTTCGCTCGAAGACAACCTCTCTGCGCCAAACTCAACCTTGTGTTCCATTTTTGGCACAATGCACATTTTCTGTGACTCCCCTTCTACAGTCTGAAAACAAGAGCAAAATAGTTCAAGCAAACACATGCACAAATACCTAACCTGTTTTACAATGTACAatgtataatttggaaatttgaATCCCCGTCCGGCTATCCTGATTCAGGTTTACCATGGTTTTCCTACTTCCAAATGTTGCATGGTTCCCTAGTAAACAAAGACCATGATCCATGGGCCAAGACCAATAATTCCcttttattttgtattgctatGATGACTGTCTAAATCTGGAAGATAATTTCTGCTACTGACACATAATTACATactaaatgaaattatttacttctctaaaatgcagttttttttacaaaccacATAGTTTATATCctgtaaaaattttgagatggtttATAAGAAGGAAATATTTAGTGCCTATCATAATAATTCATCgataacattttatataattaccACTTATGTAGCATTAATTTTGACTTCACacaataaaacatgttttttgaaatgaatttaataaaataagtattttaagataAACTTTGGACTCACCGTGCAGCTCAAAATTAATGCATCCATTCTTAAGTTGGTCGTTCACCACTTTGTTTTTTATATCATACTTTTTTTTCGGTAATGAGCAGGAATTGATTTGTACTTCAGGGGTAATGGACCTATAaacgtatattattttttagaGTAAATATCCCCTGGTTTTTGCATGGTAAGCCACTAAAAATGAAGTTAAGTCAATAAACTAACCAATAGAATCATCTAAAATGACAGAGTTATTTAGTAGAAAATTCTAATAACATAAAGGCATATAGATCTCAACTTGCAAACAAGATAAAGTATCTCGATTTCAAGTTGAGCACCACAGTGGAAATGTTACCAATGTTTCTCTCTGCATTAAAACATGCATTTCAGGGTTGAGAATCAACAGAGAGCTGGGTGGTGGTATGGCTGTATAAACTTTTCCAGGATAGTCCCATTGGCTTAGTGCCAGCCAATCACGGGAAGGCTTTCCTGCCAGTGACTTCTCTATTGGCTAATCATACAAGGTCTCGTTTCAATGGCTGTTGTTGGTCAATCTGAGTTGGACCCTGAGTGGCTTCTCTCCTTTCGTTCTGCCATGCTTTACTCAGCTTAGAACCTCTTGTAACGAGTTTGTTtgatgtttaaatataaatatggttCCACTGTCTGACCTGTTCCAGTGATTCTCTGTTGGTTATATATTGGACAACATATATAATTACAGGAACTGTCTCTCAATACAGCTATCTTCCCACAGAGGATATCAGCACTCTACATGACGAAATGCCTCCAAATGTAACTGGTCGAGCACAGGCAACGAGACCCAAAGACTGACAGTAATCAGAAACAGAGCCTGGAAACTAATGCGGTCTCAGAGCCTaacaacacattttaaaacaaatttaataaaaaatttttttgatgcaATTCATTATAAGCCTTTACAAACACCTCTCATACGCCAGTTAGCCAATTTACTGGAGGGCATATTATGCAACATTACGAGAACAATTTTTAATCTTTCCTGGACTATGAGccacttttaatataaaatataatttagcgtCCCGCGACCAGACCATTTCCGACAATTCCACGAGATGTCGTCAGGGTTGCGATCTTTGAAATGAAACCCACACAGAAAGTTATGGGAACAGTAAGTTCCAAGTGTCGCAGACACGCCCTCAGCTGGGCGCGTGAGGACACGACAACGGTAGGCTTGCTCTCAGCTGATTCTCAATGCAGAACAAAACATTGGCACATACGAGCACTGCAACACTGTTCAACTACGAACACCGAAACAGTTCATTAGAAAATGGCAGTGAAAGCTTTCAATctattttaaaaaccaaaactCGCATACATAATAATCTCTTCCTATATTATAAAAATGATGACTTATGCAATTATACTAACATAATAATGAAATACTTTAACAGCAGATATTTTTCTAACAAATATGAAGCATgtggtgtaattaaattatgaattgtttgttttctttaaattaaaacaaagaatATATTTAACATGTTATGTAACATGCATTAAAATTTTCTACAATTAATTTTGCCCTATTCTAGTTATTTTCATTAtgtactaactttaattttttttaatatttttcattactaagtatttttttaacaacacATTTCCAAAAAGTAACAAATTTTAAAACCCTAAAAGAAGAGACTGACTCACCTTTACACCATCAACTTTGCACCTCACCAAAattcgtaaatgtttattttggatttttttctttaGGATCCTTTCTTTCAAATCTTCCTTTTCATTCTCCTGCAAGCAAAGCTGCCACATGCTGTACGCGATGCAAGAATCCACTGACGGTTCCTGTAAACTGCTCGGCaagtcctcctcttcttccttTGACTGCTGTGCACTTGGATGCTCCATTGGCTCATCTTGAAAAGCACTTTTGTCCACTTTCACCTCGTCAGGTGgagaatcatcatcatcataatcatcctCCTTCTCTTCACCACACAACTTTTCCAAAACTTTTTTGTCCTCTCCGCCAGTTCCCTGATCGATGAACATATCATCTTCGCTGTCGTCGAAACTCAACGTCCTCCTCTTTTTAGACACTCTCGCCCGCCCACCGCCAGCTTCGTCGCACGCGATCATGAGCTTACCTTCCGAGCCTGAGCTAGACCCATCACTCTCGTCATCGCCATCCGACTCGGCCCCTGGACCCCCGGATGCAACGACCTGCTTGCGCTTCACACCTCGTTGGGAAATGCCCGCGTCTCCTATAGTCCCCGCTGGTGACGCAGGTACTTCTGTGGTGTCCCTGGCCGACCTCTCTTTTGCTTCTGGCTCATCGCTCCCTGAGGCATTACTTCCCGTCTGTGATAAAACCTCAGAGCCTGGTGCGTTTTCAACTTCCTGCACTGAGCTTGTTTTCTTGTGtcgattttttttacactttttattgCGCTTTTTAGCAACAAAT
Above is a genomic segment from Bacillus rossius redtenbacheri isolate Brsri chromosome 7, Brsri_v3, whole genome shotgun sequence containing:
- the LOC134534075 gene encoding little elongation complex subunit 2-like → MEEEDVRALSSWHGEPNFQEDWFRNSAMERILSNCFVENLRIQNLFNTKARPRKPQINVLQPEPQAKISVYVPGGKISVESTLRSELTSKEQKEYLRLYLAYKCKGKGALQKQEENMFTFLRQKVVEENVKYEEFVQASASKKEEDYHLQESIRIYTSQAWQFRLAAVDEYPALFKVIATLPLVTTLDGSLVRMKLERTVLELGEAPNISPPQFQSKLCCGGQYDKLCRDYPIHKSVMKMCPVSKDATAERLALAHNADIVISSSALLHLADNYPNFDKVWDIPVVIKELEHDVGSGNMKKIIFIDKALPSTTMTAEQRNLWFHKIAVKKMFCCQNKPDSKHTVKRPTFVAKKRNKKCKKNRHKKTSSVQEVENAPGSEVLSQTGSNASGSDEPEAKERSARDTTEVPASPAGTIGDAGISQRGVKRKQVVASGGPGAESDGDDESDGSSSGSEGKLMIACDEAGGGRARVSKKRRTLSFDDSEDDMFIDQGTGGEDKKVLEKLCGEEKEDDYDDDDSPPDEVKVDKSAFQDEPMEHPSAQQSKEEEEDLPSSLQEPSVDSCIAYSMWQLCLQENEKEDLKERILKKKIQNKHLRILVRCKVDGVKTVEGESQKMCIVPKMEHKVEFGAERLSSSEIIRSWVTLFFRPGVNLARVRIDAKTSEVLMFEETNLKELMEYASFSKFPVQSTVLGTLYTVLTAIDGYKPGTYLMSHRRDSFFNFLQADMNGRHDLKTVYRVNCNEVSASRQSQYLPVDPSVLMPRNVICGRIPGTFTPKPIARPGVKKKKFKKRKK